The following are from one region of the Mauremys reevesii isolate NIE-2019 linkage group 2, ASM1616193v1, whole genome shotgun sequence genome:
- the HTR5A gene encoding 5-hydroxytryptamine receptor 5A — MDGPLNLSATPWAAAANRSGGPPAALPGRAPLSVFGVLLLTLLALLAAATFLWNVLVLATILRVRAFHRVPHNLVASMAVSDVMVAALVMPLSLVHELAGRRWRLGRGLCHVWIAFDVLCCTASIWNVTAIALDRYWSLSRHLEYTLRARRCISNAMIALTWALSAVIALAPLLFGWGETYSEGNQECQVSQEPSYTVFSTFGAFYLPLCVVLFVYWKIYKAAKFRIGSRKSNSITPVAPEGLEVKEASQQSQMVFTVRHATVTFQTDGDTWREQKEKKAVLMVGILIGVFVLCWIPFFITELINPLCSCDIPPIWKSIFLWLGYSNSFFNPLIYTAFNKNYNNAFRNLFSRQH; from the exons ATGGACGGGCCCCTGAACCTCTCCGCCACCCCGTGGGCGGCCGCGGCCAACCGGAGCGGCGGCCCCccggcggccctgcccggccggGCCCCGCTGTCGGTGTTCGGCGTCCTGCTGCTCACCCTGCTGGCGCTGCTGGCCGCCGCCACCTTCCTGTGGAACGTGCTGGTGCTGGCCACCATCCTGCGGGTGCGCGCCTTCCACCGCGTGCCCCACAACCTGGTGGCCTCCATGGCCGTCTCCGACGTGATGGTGGCGGCGCTGGTCATGCCCCTCAGCCTGGTGCACGAGTTGGCCGGGCGGCGCTGGCGGCTGGGCCGGGGGCTGTGCCACGTGTGGATCGCCTTCGACGTGCTGTGCTGCACGGCCAGCATCTGGAACGTGACGGCCATCGCCCTGGACCGCTACTGGTCCCTCAGCCGCCACCTGGAGTACACCCTGCGCGCCCGCCGCTGCATCTCCAACGCCATGATCGCCCTCACCTGGGCCCTCTCCGCCGTCATCGCCCTGGCCCCGCTGCTCTTCGGCTGGGGGGAGACCTACTCCGAGGGCAACCAGGAGTGCCAGGTCAGCCAGGAGCCCTCCTACACGGTCTTCTCCACCTTCGGGGCCTTCTACCTGCCGCTCTGCGTCGTGCTCTTTGTCTACTGGAAGATCTACAAGGCGGCCAAGTTTCGCATCGGATCCCGGAAGAGCAACTCCATCACCCCCGTCGCCCCTGAAGGGCTAGAG GTGAAGGAGGCCTCCCAACAATCCCAGATGGTCTTCACAGTCCGCCACGCCACTGTTACCTTCCAGACTGATGGAGACACATGGCGAGAGCAGAAGGAGAAGAAAGCTGTCCTCATGGTGGGCATCCTTATTGGGGTCTTCGTACTATGCTGGATCCCCTTCTTCATCACTGAACTCATCAATCCTCTCTGCTCCTGTGACATCCCACCCATTTGGAAAAGTATTTTTCTATGGCTCGGCTATTCTAATTCCTTTTTTAATCCACTGATCTATACAGCTTTCAACAAAAACTACAACAATGCCTTCAGGAATCTATTTTCCAGACAGCACTGA